In Prochlorococcus marinus XMU1404, the sequence ATAATAATGCAATTACGTGGGCTATTACAAAAAATCCAAAAAGTTGGACGATCAATAAGAATTTTTTAAGTCGCTCATCTACAACTGATATAGAACAAATACCAACTATAGTGAAGTAAACAAAATAAAATGGAATTTATAATATTTTTAAGCAAATTAGATAGAGAGATTCTTGACTTATTAACAAAAGCAAACTACATAGTTGAAGAAAATAAAATTGAATGTCTCTTAAACAAAGAAATAAAAGGGCTACATAATTTTAAAGAAAGTAAAATAATAATATGTACTGAAAATGCAAAAAGGAAAACAAATTATAGGAATAAAAAGCAGCTACCAAACAAGGACAACTTCAAAACAGAAAGGGCAATAAGAAAAGCATTAAGACATGAAGCAACTCATGCAATACAAAGATGTAATAACAATAGAACAATAGGGGATATAAAAAAATTAGAAACTAAATTGCATCAAAGCAAGAGAAAAGCGTTAGAGTTCTCTACATCAAATTTTTCTGGCACTTATGCAAAAGAAGTAGAAGCTTATGTTCTTGAAGATAAACCCAAAAAGGTTAAAAACTTAATTAAAAAATACTGTCTTTAAATTTAAAGTCAACGTGTTAATTAGCAATGAAATTACCACAGCGTTGTTTATCTAAAAAATTAATATGTTGTCTTTCTAAATAATATAATTCCTGAAATTTAATAGCGTCTGAATTTAAATCCTTAAAAAGATCGTCTATCTCTTTACTAGTATTTGAAGGCCCTGAAGAATTATCAATTAAGATAGATATACAATTTTCTAAAGTTTTTAATCTTTGAGATCCCCAAGATTCGATCAAGTGCCTACATCTTTTTAAAGAATTATATTTCTCAAGAAGTGATAAAGTTCCAAGTAAATTGTCCTTAGGATTGCTCAGCAATGTTAAAAACAACTCATTTGGATTAATAAAAATATTAATTTTATTTGATGATTGATGATTATTAAGCGCTAAGTAATCTGGTAGAAGTGAAATTAAGTTAATAGCAGAAAACTCTTTTTGAAGGATTTGACTATTTGGTTTTTTTAAATCATCTAAATAATTTAAACCCAAATTATTTTGTTCAATTTTTGAAATAATTTCCCATAAATTTTGAATATAATTAGTATTAAAAAAATTAATTTCTCTTTTGAGAAATTCATCACGAATAAATAGCCTAAGATCTGGACAATGTAAATAATAAAAAATTATTTCAGATTCATTTTTCTCACGCCGAGAAATTTCATTTGGTTGTTCAAATTTTTTTGATCTACCATGCCAACGAAATCCTTTAACTTGATTTCTTAAATCTTGTTCAAACTGAATCGCCAACCTAGCTTGACCCTTACTTAATCTTTCAGAAACTTTTTGTAAGTAATGAGTTCTGATTGATGATTGAGGTAATTTACTCAACAATTTCACTAATGAAGAAATAACACTCTGGAAAATTTCTGACTTAGTTAGGTCTTTATCCTTAAAGATTTGATCAATCTCCCAATCAATCCAAAAAGAAGAATTATCAATTAAATTAAAATAATCTTCTGGAGTATGACTATTCAAAAATTCATCAGGATCTTTAAAATCTCTAATTTGAAGTATCTTTAGATTAATTTGATCATGAAGAGATAGACTCTCGACTTCATTTATTACTCTTTTTGTAGCTAATATTCCTGCATTATCAGAATCAAAATTCAAGATTATATTTTTATTATCTGTGCATCTACATAGTTGAGATATTTGATACTTATTTAGAGCGGTACCTAGGGAAGCTACAGAATTAGTAATGCCTTTTGAATGCAGAGAAATCACATCAAAGTAACCTTCAACAATAATGGCCTTATCTCTTTTTCTAATACTGCTAGAAGCTTTTTCGAATGCAAACAACATTTTTCCCTTTTCAAATATCTCTGATTCAGGTGAATTAAGATATTTGGGCTCTTGTCCGTCAAGAGATCTGCCCCCAAAGGCTACTACTCTTCCCTGCATATCATGTATTGGAACAATTAATCTATTTCTAAAACGATCATAAATCTTGTCAGAATTATCTTTAGAAATTGCAAGACCTGAAGATAATATTAGATCAATAGGAAATTTTTCTACCTTGGATAGATAATTAAATAAATCATTCCAAGAATTTGGAGCGAAACCTAATTCAAAGTTATCAATAATTTTATTATTCAAGTTTCTCTTTGATTTTAAATATTTCATTGCTTCAACACCGAGAGAATTATTTAATTGAGACGTAAACCAATTTTTTGTGACTCTTAGTATTTTATAAAGTTCTTCCTTTCTAGATAATTGTTTTTTATATGCTTCTAATTGGGGACCTTCAAAATTTTCAACATTAATATTATTTTTTTTGGCAAGAGATAGTACAACATCAGAAAAGTTTGCACGAGTAAATTCCATTAAAAATTTAATAGAGTTACCACCAGCCCCACAAGAAAAACAATAATAGAATTGTTTACTTGGTGATACTGTCATAGATGGCTTGGTATCATCATGGAAAGGACAAATTCCTACAAATTCCTTCCCTTTCTTCTTAAGAACAATATGTTCAGATATAACTTCAACAATATCTGCCTTTTCTTTAATCTCCTGAATAGTTCTAGGGTGTATAGAATGAACCATTGAGAATTTATCAAAAAGTAAATTATGATTTATTTGTTATAGTTCAAAATCTAATAAGAATCTACTTAATTTCACAATAAAAATATTTTTTTAAATGATAAATATCGAGGAATTAGAAAAAAAATTCAATTCATTGAATAAGTTTAATTTGGTATTTGCCTCTTTCTTCTTTAGTTTAATGACTTTGTGCGTAAAAAATATCGATAAAAGAATACCTATTTATGAATTGGTTTTCTTCAGATCAATGTTAAGTTTAATAATTACATTATTCATAATTAATCTAAAAAATATAAGCCCTTGGGGCAAAGACAGACCAT encodes:
- the dnaG gene encoding DNA primase is translated as MVHSIHPRTIQEIKEKADIVEVISEHIVLKKKGKEFVGICPFHDDTKPSMTVSPSKQFYYCFSCGAGGNSIKFLMEFTRANFSDVVLSLAKKNNINVENFEGPQLEAYKKQLSRKEELYKILRVTKNWFTSQLNNSLGVEAMKYLKSKRNLNNKIIDNFELGFAPNSWNDLFNYLSKVEKFPIDLILSSGLAISKDNSDKIYDRFRNRLIVPIHDMQGRVVAFGGRSLDGQEPKYLNSPESEIFEKGKMLFAFEKASSSIRKRDKAIIVEGYFDVISLHSKGITNSVASLGTALNKYQISQLCRCTDNKNIILNFDSDNAGILATKRVINEVESLSLHDQINLKILQIRDFKDPDEFLNSHTPEDYFNLIDNSSFWIDWEIDQIFKDKDLTKSEIFQSVISSLVKLLSKLPQSSIRTHYLQKVSERLSKGQARLAIQFEQDLRNQVKGFRWHGRSKKFEQPNEISRREKNESEIIFYYLHCPDLRLFIRDEFLKREINFFNTNYIQNLWEIISKIEQNNLGLNYLDDLKKPNSQILQKEFSAINLISLLPDYLALNNHQSSNKINIFINPNELFLTLLSNPKDNLLGTLSLLEKYNSLKRCRHLIESWGSQRLKTLENCISILIDNSSGPSNTSKEIDDLFKDLNSDAIKFQELYYLERQHINFLDKQRCGNFIAN
- a CDS encoding serine hydroxymethyltransferase; amino-acid sequence: MEFIIFLSKLDREILDLLTKANYIVEENKIECLLNKEIKGLHNFKESKIIICTENAKRKTNYRNKKQLPNKDNFKTERAIRKALRHEATHAIQRCNNNRTIGDIKKLETKLHQSKRKALEFSTSNFSGTYAKEVEAYVLEDKPKKVKNLIKKYCL